In one window of Ovis aries strain OAR_USU_Benz2616 breed Rambouillet chromosome 5, ARS-UI_Ramb_v3.0, whole genome shotgun sequence DNA:
- the TCF7 gene encoding transcription factor 7 isoform X5 produces MYKDTVYSAFNLLMHYPPPSGAGQHPQPQPPLNKASQPSHGVPQLSPLYDHFSSPHPTPAPADISQKQGVHRPLQTPDLSGFYSLTSGSMGQLPHTVSWPSPPLYPLSPSCGYRQHFPAPTAAPGAPYPRFTHPPLMLGSGVPGHPAAIPHPAIVPSSGKQELQPYDRSLKAQADSKAEKEAKKPTIKKPLNAFMLYMKEMRAKVIAECTLKESAAINQILGRRWHALSREEQAKYYELARKERQLHMQLYPGWSARDNYGKKKRRSREKHQESNSDPGSPKKCRARFGLNQQTDWCGPCRRKKKCIRYLPGEGRCPSPVPSDDSALGCPRSPTPQDSPSYLLLPHLPTELLASPAEPAPTSPGLSATLSLSAPSERPAEYTGHRWTGLSPAAFRTHPLHHCPTFPVPDTSWTKNQLVYQTTCKHGHNHKAQDDTASLLRAWRSPVYRNPSAICKLNQGKLLPTFFLAAFNK; encoded by the exons AACAAGGCCAGTCAGCCTTCCCATGGTGTCCCCCAACTTTCTCCTCTCTATGACCATTTCAGCAGCCCACACCCCACACCTGCACCAGCTGACATCAGCCAGAAGCAAG GAGTTCACAGGCCTCTGCAGACCCCTGACCTCTCTGGCTTCTACTCTCTGACCTCAGGCAGCATGGGACAGCTCCCCCACACTGTGAGCTG GCCCAGCCCTCCTCTCTACCCCCTGTCCCCTTCCTGCGGATATAGACAGCACTTCCCTGCCCCCACCGCAGCCCCTGGCGCCCCCTACCCCAG GTTCACCCATCCACCCCTGATGCTAGGTTCTGGTGTCCCTGGTCACCCCGCAGCCATCCCCCACCCAGCCATCGTACCCTCTTCAGGGAAGCAGGAGCTGCAGCCCTATGACCGCAGCCT GAAAGCTCAAGCAGACTCTAAGGCAGAGAAGGAAGCCAAGAAGCCGACCATCAAGAAGCCCCTCAACGCCTTCATGCTATACATGAAGGAGATGAGAGCCAAAGTCATTGCCGAATGCACGCTCAAGGAGAGTGCTGCCATCAACCAGATCCTGGGCCGTCGG TGGCACGCACTGTCCCGGGAAGAGCAGGCCAAGTATTACGAGCTGGCCCGCAAGGAGAGGCAGCTGCACATGCAGCTATACCCAGGCTGGTCGGCGCGGGACAACTAC GGGAAGAAGAAGAGACGGTCGAGGGAAAAGCACCAAGAATCCAACTCAG ACCCTGGCTCGCCTAAGAAATGCCGTGCTCGCTTTGGCCTCAACCAGCAGACGGATTGGTGTGGTCCGTGCAG gaggaaaaagaaatgcattcgGTACTTACCCGGAGAAGGCCGCTGCCCCAGCCCCGTTCCTTCCGATGACAGTGCTCTAGGCTGCCCCAGGTCCCCAACTCCCCAGGATTCGCCCTCGTACCTCCTGctgccccacctccccacagAACTGCTTGCTAGCCCTGCAGAACCAGCGCCTACATCACCAGGCCTCTCAGCCACTCTCAGCCTCTCAGCCCCCTCAGAGCGACCAGCAGAGTACACAG GTCATAGGTGGACTGGACTGAGCCCAGCTGCTTTCCGTACTCATCCCCTCCACCACTGCCCCACCTTCCCTGTACCAGATACTTCATGGACCAAGAACCAGCTGGTTTACCAAACAACATGTAAGCATGGTCACAACCACAAAGCTCAAGATGACACTGCTTCTCTCTTAAGGGCCTGGAGAAGCCCTGTTTACAGAAATCCATCTGCTATCTGTAAGCTGAACCAAGGGAAGCTTCTGCCCACATTCTTTTTAGCAGCTTTCAATAAGTGA